The genomic segment CAGCTCGGGAACATCTGGTCGAACAGCCGCGGCACGATCGTGTTGCCGTCCTTGCCGATCGGCGTGGTGCCGGCCGCGATCGCCATGAAGCCCAGCAGCGCAATCAGCCCGAGCAGGAACGAGTACGCCGGCAGCGCCGACATGTTGCGCTTGATCACGTTGCGGCTCTTGGACGCCAGTACCCCGGTCACGCTGTGCGGGTAGAGGAACAGCGCGAGCGCCGAGCCGAACGCCAGGGTGGCGTAGTTGAGCTGGTTGTTGGAGCCCAGCACCGTCGAGCCGGTCGGCGGTGTCGCGGCACTGAAGTGCTTGCTCGCCGCGTCGAAGATGTGCCCGAACCCGCCGAGCTTGTAGGGGATGTAGATGACGGTGACGATGATCACCGCGTAGATCAGCAGGTCCTTGACGAACGCGATCAGCGCCGGCGCCCGCAGCCCGGACTGGAACGTGTACGCCGCGAGCACCAGGAACGCGATGACCAGCGGCCAGTGCGAGCCGAGGCCCATCGTCTTGAGTACCGCGGAGATGCCGACCAGTTGCAGCGCGATGTAGGGCATCGTCGCCACGATCCCGGTGATCGCCACCAGCAGCGCCAGCGTCGGCGACCCGAACCGGGCCCGGACGAAGTCGGCCGGGGTGACGAAGCCGTGCCGGTGCGACACCGACCAGAGCCGGATCAGCACCAGGAACATCAGCGGGTACACCACCACCGTGTAGGGCACGGCGAAGAACCCGGCCGCGCCGGCGCCGAAGACCAGCGCCGGCACCGCGACGAACGTGTACGCGGTGTAGAGGTCGCCGCCGACCAGGAACCAGGTGATCCAGGTACCGAAGCTGCGGCCACCGAGGCCCCACTCGTCCAGGTGCATCATGTCGCCGGGCTTGCGCCACCGCGCGGCCCAGAAACCCATCGCCGCAACGGCACCGAACAGCACGATGGAGATGACCAGTTCGATCACGTGACCGGTGCTCATGACCGCCTCCGCTTCCCGACCCGGTAGACGATCGTGGTGGCGCCGACGCCGAGGACGATGAACGCGATCTGCAGCCAGTAGAACATCGGGATCCCGCCGAGCCGCGGGGAGTCCCGGTTGAACAGCGGTGTGATCAGCGGGATGACGATGGGCAGCAGCAGCAGCCAGTTCCAGGCGCTGCGGTCGGACCGGCGGGGCACGTCGCCGGACGTCTCGGCACCGTCCGAGCCGGACGCGCCACCTGGTTCAGGTTCGGTCATCAGAGACCGCCTCCTCCTCCCGGACCGGATCGGCAGGGGTTCACCCGCACAGGGAGCCGAACCGATCCCTATGACGCCCGTCACGCGACGGGCAGGCGCATCGTAAGCCCGTCTCCGGCCCAGCGAAACCCGTCGGGAGCACCGTCTGCATCTCCCGGCCGCCGGCCGGTACGTCGCGTAACCTGCCGGCATGCGGACGGTGGGGGCGGTGGCGTTGCTGCTCGCCGTGCTGGCCTTCGCGATCGTGCGGCCGCGCCGGCTGCCGGAGGCGGTCGCCGCGGTACCGGCGGCGCTGCTCGCCGTCGCCCTCGGTCTGGTACCGGTCCGGGTGGCGGTGCAGGAGCTGGGTTCGCTCGGCCCCACCGTCGGTTTCCTCGCCGCGGTACTGGTGTTGGCGCACCTCGCGGCGGACGCCGGGGTCTTCGACTACGCCGGTACGCTCGCCGCCCGGGCCAGCCGCGGTTCGCCGCGGCGGCTGCTGACGGTGGTGTTCGCGGTCGCCGCGGTGGTGACCGCGGCGCTGAGCCTGGACGCCACCGTGGTGCTGCTGACCCCGGTGGTGTTCCGCACCGCCGCGCTGCTGTCGGTGCGCGCCCGGCCGCACGTGTACGCGTGCACCCACCTGGCCAACTCCGCGTCGCTGCTGCTGCCGGTGTCGAACCTGACCAACCTGCTCGCGTTCGCCGCGTCGGGCCTGGGTTTCGTGTCGTTCACCGGGCTGATGGCGGTGCCGTGGCTGGCCGTGATCGCGGTGGAGTACCTGGTGTTCCGCCGGTTCTTCGCCGCCGACCTGGGCACCCCGACGCACCCGGTGGCGCCGCTGCCGGTCGGCGCGCCGCCGGTGTTCGCGCTGACCGTACTGGCCGCGACGCTGGCCGGGTTCGCGGTGGCGGAGCCGTTCGGGATCGCGCCGGCCTGGGTCGCCGCGGCCGGCGCGGCCGTGCTCGCCGCCCGCCGGGTACGCCGGCCCGCGGCACTGCTGCCCCTGGTCCGGGCGGCGAACCCGGGCTTCCTCGCGTTCGTGTTCGGCCTCGGCGTGGTGGTGCTCGCGGTACGCCGGGCCGGTCTCGCCGCCCTGGTCGATGCGTTGGTACCCGGCGGTACCGGGCTGGTCGCGCTGCTCGCCGTCGCGGTGCTCGCCGCGGTGCTGGCCAACCTGGTCAACAACCTGCCGGCCACCCTGGTGCTGGTGCCGGTCGTGGCGACACGACCCGGCCTGGTGCTCGCGGTGCTGCTCGGCGTCAACATCGGCCCGAACCTGACCTACGTCGGGTCGCTCGCGACCCTGCTGTGGCGCCGGATCGTGCACGCGCACGATGCCCGGCCGGCCGCGGGCGAGTTCCTCCGGCTCGGCGTGTCGACCGTGCCGGCGGGCCTCGTCGTCGCGACCGTCGCGCTATGGTGCGGGCTGCGGCTGACCGGAATCGGGTGATTCGATGCGCATCGTGGCCTGGCTGCTGCCCGGCACCTGGGAGTCGGTGGTCGACGCGGCGGGCACCGCCGCCAACGGCGACGACGACGTGGTCCTGCTCGCCACGTCCGACGACCGGCTGGTGGAACTCGCCGGCGGCGCGGACGAGGCGCTGCTCGGCCGGGGTGGCCCCGATCCGCTCGATCGGTTCGGCGCCGAACAGGACCGCGCGGCGGAGCTGCTGCTCGACGCGGCGGCGGCCCGGCTGGGCCGCCGCGCCGACCGGCAGGCCCGCCGTTCCGGGCATCCGGAACGCGACGTGGTCGCCGCCTGCGACCGGGCCGGGCTGCTGGTGCTGGCCCGGGACGGCGACCACACCCGCCTGGGCCCTCCCAGCATCGCGCCGCCGACCCGGTTCGTCCTGGACCACGCACCCTGCCGGGTGCTGCTGGTCTGGCCGGACGAGCCGCCCGACCTCGGCACGCTGCCGCCCGCTCCCCCGCACCCGCCCGCGGCACCGCGGCCGCCGCACCCGCCGGCGCCACCCCGGCCGGCACGCCCACCGGCGCCACCGAAACCACCACGCCCACCGGCCCCGCCACCTCCACCGGCGCCGCCACGTCCACCGGCGCCGTGACGCAACCTGCCGGTACCGGTCGGGGCTACCTGCCCTGACGGTCCTGTCCGCGGCAACTCCCGAACAGGACAGACGCATCACTTGGTGCACGTTCGACACCGGTCGGTAATATCTCTCCATGGGAGACACCACATCCGGGACATCCGACAGCTCGGATGGCGGCGACCTGAAGCACCTCGGTGCCCTGGTCACCGTCATCGGCGGCGTGGTCTCGGTGCTGGTCGGCATCAACGCCCTCACCGGGTGGAACCCGCTGCGCTCGGTGTTGGCCGGGGCCAGCCCGTCGGCGACGCCCAGCACCACCTGGAGCCCGGTCGACGACCACCCGAGCCGGGACACCGGGTACGTGCCACCCGCCGATCCGGTCGAGCCGGCCGACTCGCCGAGCCCGGACGAACCCGAGGACAGCCCGACGCCGAGCCCCAGCCCGGCCGAGGCCGCCCCGCTGTTCACGGTGTACTCGGAGGACTGGGGCGGCCGGTGCGATCCCGGCTGCCCGATGCGGGCCGTGTTCCAGAACCGCGGCGGCGCGGCCGGTACCGCGACCGCCACCTTCTATGTACTGCCCTTTGACGATCGCCAGCACTACCTGGCCTACTGCTCGGTGGTACTGCCGCGGACCGCGCACGGCGACCAGGCCGGCGCCGGCTGCACCGCGTACACCGCGACGCTCGGGCAGTGGTTCCGGGCCAACCCGGGCGGGCGGGTCGCGATGCAGGTCAGCGTGCACAACCCGGCGTCGTAGACCGGCCCGCGCGCGGGCGCGGTACGGTGCCGGGATGGGTGAGCGAAGGGCGGCGCCGCGGCGCGATGCGTTGCGGGAGCCGAGCACGGCGGTCGACGACCCGGGCGAGTTGCTTGCCGGGTTCCTCGACGGATACCGGGAAGCCTTGGCGCGCAAGCTGGACGGGCTGTCCGACGAGCAGCTCGTGGTCAGCCGGGTGCCGTCCGGCTGGTCACCGCTCGGGTTGGTCTGGCACCTGACCAACGTGGAACGCCGCTGGCTGCGCTGGGGCTTCGCCGGCGAGCGGCTCGACGACGTGTGGGCCGACGCCGACCCGGACAGCACCGACGTGCCGTGGCGGGTGCCGGCCGGGGCGACCGCGGCAAGCCTGCTGGCCGGGCACCGGGCCGAGGTCGAGCGGTGCCGGGCGGCGGTGGCCGGCCACGACATCACCGAGCGCGGCGCCGAGACCGGCCGGTTCGCCGACGACGAACCGACCCCGACGCTCGGCTGGATCTACTGCCACCTCATCCAGGAGTACGCCCGGCACCTCGGCCACCTCGACATCACCCGGGAGCTCGCCGACGGGCACACCGGCGAGTGACCCCACCGCCGGTTCGCCCGCGATCCGGCTGCGGCGCAGGCAGAACGGCGCGCCGGCCGGTTCGGGCGTGGCTCAGCGGCCGGTGAAGGTGGCGGTGCGTTTCGCGACGAAGGCGGCGATGCCCTCGCGGCCGTCGGCCGAGGCGTACAGCCGGGCCAGCGCCGCCTGCTCGGCGGTGAGCGCGGCGTCGAGGTCCTGCCGGATACCGTCGTCGATCACCCGCTTCGCCTCCCGCACCGCGAGCGGTGCGCCGGCGGCGAGCTGGCCGGCGAACTGCGCCGCGGTGGTGGCGAGCTGGTCCGCCGGGACCAGCCGGGTCAGCAGGCCTCGCCGGTCCGCCTCGTCGGGATGCAGGGTGCGGCCGGTGAGCACCAGCTCCTTGGTCAGCCGGGTACCCAGCGCGCGGGCCAACCGCTGGGTACCGCCACCACCCGGGATCAGGCCGAGCTTCACCTCCGGCAGCGCGAACCGGGCCCGCTCGGAGGCGACGATGAAGTCGCAGCACAGCGCGACCTCGAAGCCGCCACCGAAGGCGTACCCGTTGACCGCGGCGACGGTGGGCTGTGGCAGCGCGGCGAGCTCGTCGAACACCGACCGGGACAGCCGCTGGTAGGCGTCGAACTCGGCGGCGCTGGCCCCGTCGTACTCGCCGATGTCGGCGCCGGCGATGAAGCCGCGACCGGTGCCGGTCAGGACCACCGCCCGCACCGTGCCGTCGGCCCGGACCGCGCGCAGCCGCTCCCCCAGCTCGGCGACCATGGCCGCGGACAGCGCGCCGAGCGCCTCCTCGCGGTCGATCCGGATCGTCAGTACCGCGCCGTCGCGTTCGATCACCAGGTTGCTCATCCGACCGCTCCCTGCGCCCGCAGCGTGGCCAGCTCGTCGTCGGTGAGCACCTCGGCGAGGACCTCGTCGGTGTGCTGGCCGGCGATCGGCGGCGGCATCCGCAGCTGCCAGGGCGTGCCGGACAGCCGTACCGGGCAGCCGATCAGCTCCAGCCGCCCGTGGCTCGGGTGGTCGACCGTGACGATCAGGTCGTGCTCCTGCTCGCGCAGCTCGTCGACCGCCTCGGCGGTGGTACGCACCCGGGCGCACCAGATGCCCGCCCCGAGCAGCGTGGCGACCAGCTCGTCGGCCGGCCGGCGTGCGGTGGCCGCCTCCAGCGCGGTCTTGACCGCGTCCCGGTCGGCCCACGCGTCGGCGTCGTCGAGGCCGGCCACGCCGAGCAGCTCGGCCACCTTCGGTACCGGCGCCATCGCGATCGCGACGTGGCCGTCGGCGGCGGCGTACACCCCGAACGGGGCGGACAGCCACGCCTGGCCGACGCCGGCGGCGGAGCGGTGCCACTGCTGCCGCTGGTTGACCAGCGCGGAGATCTCCTGGCACTGCAACGCGATCGCGGTCGAGTACAGGTCGACCTCCACCCGCTGCCCGATCCCGTGCCGTTCCCGCGCCACCAGCGCGGCGAGGATGCCGTTGGACAGGGTCAGCGCGGTCGAGGCGTCCACGATGGACGTACCGGCCGGGGTCGGCGGGTCGCCGGCCCGGCCGCCGGCCGCGGCGAGCCCGGACATGGCCTGGATCAACAGGTCCTGGCCGGGCCGCCCCTCCCTGGCGAAAACGGTGTCCTGACCCCACCCGGAGCCGGAGCAGTAGATGATGTCCGGTTTCACCGCGCGCAGGTCGTCGTAGCCCAGGCCGAGCCGGTCCAGCACGCCGGGCCGGAAGTTCTCCACCACCACGTCGCAGGTCGCGGCCAGCCGCAGCAGCGCGTCCCGGCCGGCCGGCGACTTGAGGTCGACGGCGACCGACCGCTTGTTGCGGTTCATCGCGAGGAACGCGGCGGAGTCGGCGGCGCCGGTGTCGCCGGCCGGCCGTACCAGCTCACCCATCATCTCCAGTCGCCGCTCCCACTCGCCGTCCCGGCGCTCGACCTTGATCACGTCGGCGCCGAGGTCGGCGAGCAGCTGGGTGGCGTACGGGCCGAGCATCATCTGGGTGAAGTCCAGGATGCGAAGGCCGTCCAGGGCTGCGGGCATCGGTCGTCCCCTTCCTACGATGCCGCCGCGGCGGCGGGTTCGGTGCTCGGCACGTGCTTGCGGCGGTCCCGGCCGAGCACGGCGAGCAGGACGGCCGGTACCGCGACCACGATCGCGGACACCACGAACGACAGCTCCCAGGAGCCGGTGGCGTCCACCACGTAGCCCAGCACGATCGGCGCGATGATGCCGGCGATGTTCGCGATGAAGTGCACGAACCCGGAGACCGAGCCGAACCGCCGGAACGGGATCACCGGCCCGATGATGGCGAAGAACTGCGCCCCGACGATGTACAGGACGAACACGGTGACGGCCATCAGCGCGACCGCGCCGTACGCGGAGTGCACGATGCCGACCGGCCCGAACGCGCACGCCACCAGCAGCAGGCCGACCACCGTGGTCCACTTGCGGGAGTTGAACAGTCCGATCCGGCGCCCCAGCGCGTCGGTGAACACGCCGCCGAGCGCCAGCCCGACGAAACCGCACAGCCACGGGATCGAGCCGGTCACCGCGATCTGCGACAGGTCGAGGTGGTGCGCCTCGTGCAGGAAGTCCGGGAACCAGGTGAGGAACGTGAACAGCACCCAGGAGTAGCCGAAGTAGGTCAGCGCGGTGGCGAGTACCAGCGGCATCCGCAGGTAGCCGAGCAGGCTCCGCTCCGGCTCGTCGGAGGCGGTCAGCGCCTGTTCGTGGGCGGCGGCGTCGGTCCGCATCTCCTCGACCTCGGCCGGCCGTACCCACGGGTGCGCCTCCGGGCGGTCCCGGACCACGACCCACCAGCCGACCAGGAACAGCACCCCGATCGCGCCGAGGATGACGAACGGTGCGCGCCAGTTGCCGTCGAACGCCTCGATCAGCGCCACCACGATCGGGGTACCGACCGCGCCGCCGAGCGGGGTGGACGCCTGGGACAGGCCCAGCGAGGTGCCGAGCCTGCGCTGCGGGAACCAGTTCGACATGGTCTTCGCGGTCACCGATGCCTGCGGCCCCTCGCCGAACCCGAACAGGAACCGGATCACCATGAAACTGACGAAGCCGAAGCCGGCCGCGGTCAGCGCGGTGAACAGCGACCACCAGCCGACCGCGAGCGCCATCACCTTGCGCGGGCCGAACCTGTCGGAGGTGGCGCCGCCGATGAAGCAGAACGGCGCGTAGCCGAGCGAGAACACCGCGGCGATCCAGCCCCAGGTGCCCTTGCTGAAGCCGTACTCGGCGATGATCAGCGGTGCGGCGACCCCGATCGCCGCCCGGTCGGCGTAGTTGAGCCCCAGCACCAGGAAGTTCATGCTCAGTACCGCCCAGCGGTACCGGAACCGGGTGCCGTCGGCGGTTGCCGGAGTCGCGGCGCTCATGGCCGTTCCTCCTTCGCCGGAACGCGCCGGAGGCACGTACCCGCGGGACACCACTGCTCGACTCGCTGACGCTCGTTCATGACGGCACCTTTCGGTGAGGGGAGGGGGTCACTGGCCGACGTGCCGCTCGTGCCGGGCCCAGGCCGCGGCGCGCAGCGCGCGGCGGGCGACCTTGCCGGTACTGGAGGTGGGCAGCGAGTCGGCGATCTCGACCTGCAACGGTTTCTTGTAGCTGGCCAGCCGGTCCCGGCAGGCCTGGACGACGTCCGCTGTGGACAGTGCGGCGCCGGCGGCCGGTACCACCAGCGCCGCCACGGCCTCGCCCCACCGCTCGTGCGATACCCCGAAGACGACGACGTCGGCGACCTCGGGCAGTTCGGCGATGGCACGCTCCACTTCGGACGGGTAGACGGTGAAGCCGCCGGACACGATCACGTCGGAGATCCGGTCGACCAGGTACAGGTAGCCGTCGGCGTCGATGCGGCCGACATCGCCGGTGCGGAACCAGCCGCCCGGCGTGCGCGCCGCCGCGGTCGCCTCCGGCCGGGCCCAGTAGCCGGGCAGCACGCAGTCTCCCCGCAGCCACACCTCGCCGATCGGCTCCGAACTGGCGGCACCGTCCACATCGGACCCACCGGTGGCGGTGGCGGGTCCGGCCCCGCCCTGGCCGACGGAGCCGGTTGCGGCCGCCTCGGGCGGTTGCCCGTCGGCGGGCACGATGCGGATCTCCACCTCGGGGGTGGGGCGGCCGGCGGCGGCGAGCCGGGGCCCGCCCGCCGCGTGGTCGCGGGCGTCCAGCACGGTGACCGGGGCGAGCGCCTCGCTCAGGCCGTAGCACTGGTAGAGCACCGTACCGAACACCTGCTGGGCGCGGGCCGCGGCGGGCGCCGAGATGCCCGACCCGCCGTACGGGATCGCGCGCAGGCAGCCGAGATCGTCGCGCCCGGCGGCCGCCTCGGTGAGCGACTTGAGCATCGTCGGCACGCTCGGCAGTACCGTCGCGCCGTGGCGTGCCACGGTGTCCAGCACCGCACCGGGGTCGAACCGGCGCACCGGTACCGCGGCGCCGCCGCGCAGCGTGACCGCGGTGCCCACCGAGCCGCCGAAGTGGCTCATCGGCGCCGCGTGCACCGCCACGTCACCGGGTCCCAGCGGCGGCAGCGCGGCCCAGAACCCGCGCAGCATCGCCACCCAGCCACGCTGGCTGACCATCGCGCCCTTCGGCCGCCCGGTGGAGCCGGACGTGTACATCAGCGCGGCCAGGTCGTCGGCGCCGGGCAGCGGCCGGTCCGGCCAGCGGTCCGGCACGCCCGGCTCGGCCAGCGCGGCGGCCTCGGCCGCCGGGAGCACGACGGTACGAGCCGTCGCCTCGTCCCGGTGCAGCAGGTCACGCACCGCGGGAGCGGCGGCCGGCTCGCAGACGACCAGCGCGGCGGCGCAGTCGGCGGCGATGCCGGCGATCTCGCGCGGATGCAGCCGCTCCGACACCGCCACCCGGACCAGCCCGGAACCGAACAGGGCATGCTCGCAGAGCATCAACTCCGCGCAGTTGGCGAGCGCGAGCAGCACCCGGTCGCCGGCGCGCAGCCCGCGCCGGTCCAGCCGGTACGCGATGCGACGGGCGGCGGCGCCGAGCGCGGCGAAGTCGAGCCCGCCGGACGCGCCGAGCACCGCGGGCGCCGACGGGTACCGTTCGTGCGCCCGCCGGGTCAGTACCGCCAGGGTGGTGTCGGTCATCGTCGTTGCCACCGTTCGGCGATGCTGCCGAGGATCTCGCGATCGCCGTCACCACGCCGGATCCCGGCATGCAGCGCCTCGCCGGCGGCCCGCTGGAACGCCGGGTAGCCGGCGTCCCGGCCACGCAGGAACGAGCGGTCCAGGGTGGCCAGCGTGGCGGCGAAGAAGTCGCTGCTGGCCGCGTTGACCGCCGGGTCGGTCCACGCGGCGCGGTGGCCGGGCTGCCCGCCGGCGGTGGCGTACCCGCCGGACTGGAAAGCCGGATCGACCACCGCGGCGGCGAACCGCAGCGCCGGGTCCGGGTCCGCGCAGTGCGCCGAGACGGCCAGCCCGACGCCGCCGAGCATGGTGCCGACCGGTGCTCCGGTCGCGCTGGGCGCGTCGGCGAACCGGACCAGCTGCCGGTCGGCGGCCGGCCGGGCGTAGCTGACGTAGCCGAAGGCCAGCGGTGCGTACCCGATCCGGTCACCGGTGGCCATCGTGTCCAGCACCTGGATCGGGTCGCTGGACAGCGACGCCGGGTCGACCACGGCGAGCACGGCGCGCAGCTGGCCGAGCGCGGCGGCGGCCACGTCCGGTTCGATCCCGCCGGCCGGCCACCAGCTCGGCCGCGAGTCCGGGCCGGTGGCGGTGACCGGTCCGGCCAGCGAGGCGCGCTGGTGGCACAGCGACAGGAAGCTGGACCACAGGTGGGTGGGGTTGGCCGGCATCAGGCCGGCGACCGCGCCGCCGCGCAGCAGCTCCAGCGCCTCGTCCCAGCGGGTCGGCGGCGCCGGCAGCAGATCCGGCCGGTACGCGCTGACCTGCGCGGCGGCGTCCATCGGCAGCGCCCACTGCCGGCCCTGCCAGGTGTAGCTGGCGAAGCTTGGCCCGACGCTGCCGGCCCGCTGCGCGTCGAGCACCTCGGCCGGCAGCACACCGTCCAGCGGCAGGAACGCCCCGGTGGCGGCGGCCTGGCCCATGAACGGGTGGTCGACGGCGATCAGGTCGTACTTCGCGGCGAGATCGGCGACCGGCACGTCCTCGAACTCGCGCAGCGACCGCGCCTCCCAGCGGATCGGCACGCCGAACCGCTCGGTCGCCGCGAGCAGCGGCGCGAGGCCGCGTCGATGGTTCCAGGTCATGCCGCGCAACACGGTCAGCGCATCCCTTCCGGTCGGGTGGTGGAGCCTCGGACGAGCAGTTCCGGCGGCGGCTCGGCGAGCACCACGCCGGCCGGGCCGGCGCCGCCGGATCCGCGGCCGGCGTGGCCGGTGTCGCCGGCGAGCAGCAGCCGCACCGCCTCGGCACCGAGCCGGTCCAGCGGGAGCCGGACCGTGGTCAGCGGTGGCGCGCCGTGCGCGACGAACCAGGCATCGTGCACGGCGATGATCGACAGTTGCTCGGGTACCCGGATGCCGGCTTCCCGGGCCGCGGCGAGCGCGCCGACCGCGACCACCACGTTCGCCACGAACACGGCGCTCGGCCGCGGGTCGGTGCCGAGCAGCTCGGCCATCGCCGCGTGGCCGGCCGGCGCGTCCCACTCCCGTTCGACCGTCCACTCCGGCCGGATCGGCAGGTCGTGCGCGCGCAGCGTCGCGAGGTACCCGGCGTGCCGGCGTTCGGTGAGGTCGGCGCCGGGCCGGCCGCCGACGTACCCGATGTCGCGGTGCCCCAGGCCGACCAGGTGCTCGACCGCGAGCCGGGCCGCGGCCTCGTCGTCGAGCCGCAGCGCCGGTACGCCGGCCCGGGGACGGCTGTTGACCAGCACGGTGGGCAGCTGCCGGGCGGCGCGGGCGACCAGCTCGTCGTCGTAGCTCTCGCCGCTGCCCTGCCACATCAGCCCGTCGATCCGGCCGGTACCGACCAGCTGGGCGAACGCGTCCGCGTTGGCGGCGAGTTCCGGGGCATCGGACAGCAGCAGTACCTGGCCGGCGGCGGTCGCGGCGGCCTGCGCGCCGCGGATGATCTCGGCGTGGATCGGGTTGGACACCTCGTGCACGACCAGGCCCAGCGCACCGGCCCGGGACAGCCGCAGCGCCCGCGCCGCGCCGTGCGGCTGGTACCCGAGCTCGGCGGCGACCTCGTGCACCCGCTGCTGGGTCTCCGGGCGGGCCCGCACCGTCGGGTCGCCGGACAGGATGCGCGACACCAGCGACACCGACACCTCGGCCCGCTTGGCCACGTCGGACAGGCTCGGCCGGTTCCTCATCGGCCTTCCTCCTTCGTCGCAAGCCAGCTGAGACGCCCGGACGGGCAGCATTCCCGGCTCGCCCGCTCGCACCCGGTCATCCGGCGTCTCCTGCCGGTCGCCGCCGCACCAGGTAGATGTGGGTGAGGACGAGCACCACCGCGCCGTGCTGGTTGGTCACGGTGACGAGCTCGTCGACGAAGCCGGCGTCGGTGCGGCTGCGGTGCTCGCGCAGCCCGGTGACGCGGGCCTCGGCGTGGATGGTGTCGCCGATGAACACCGGCGCGACGAACCGGATCCGGTCGTACCCGTAGCTGACCGAGGCCGGGTTGATGTCGGTGGCGGTCATTCCGACCGCCACCGACAGGATCAGCGTGCCGTGCGCGATGCGCTGGCCGAACTCCTGCTCGGCGCACCACTGCGCGTCGACGTGGTGCGGGAACCAGTCGCCGGTCTGCCCGGCGTGCAGCACGATGTCCGATTCGGTGATGGTCCGGCCGGTGCTGAGCCGTCGATCGTCGACGGCATGGTCCTCGAAGTACCGCGTGACTGTCTGCACGACGCCATCCCCACCGGGTGAACAAACGTTTTACCTGATTGGTTCATCGTTTTACCTGACCGCAACCAGGCCGGTCAAGCCTCCGTACGGGGGTACCCCGCGGCGGGCTCGTGCCCATCGCCGCGTGCAGCGCCCCGGCAGCCCGCACCGCGAGACGCCTCGCGCGTCACACCCCGGCGCTACGGTCGGGGCATGTGCCGAAGCATCAAGACCCTGCGCCCGCCGTACGCGACCGAGGTCACCGACGCCGACGTGCGGGCCGCAGCCCTGCAGTACGTGCGGAAGATCAGCGGCTTCCGCGCCCCGGCCGCGCACAACCAGGAGGCGTTCGACCGGGCGGTCGCCGAGATCGCGCACGCCACCCAGCACCTGCTCGACGACCTGCAGGTCCGCGGGCAAGCCGCGTCCTGAGCCAGCCCCGGCGACCGCGACGTCGCGCCGGGCTGCCACCGCGATCCAGGAGTCGCCGTCGCCGCGTCACGCGCGAGTCGCCGGCACGGTTCCTCGATCGACGACAACGCGGGCACGAGTCCGCGATCGCGGGCGCACGAGGCACGAGGCACGAGTCCGCGATCGAGCGCGCACGAGGCACGAGGCACGAGGCAGCGATCGAGCGCGCACGAGGCACGCGTTCACGATCGAAGGCACACGAGGCACGCGTCCACGATCGACGCGGGCTGGGGTCGGGGCGCGGCCGGCTGGTCAGTCGGTGCCGGCGAGCCGCTCTCGCGGGAGGTCGGCGAGGGTTCGCAGGGAGCGCAGCAGCGCCCGCCGGTCGGCCGGCGCCAGCGCTGCGAGCAGACGCTCCTCGTTGGCCTGGATCGCGGCACTGACGGTTTCGCGCAGGTGACGGCCGGCGGCGGTCAGCGACAGAAGCCGCACCCTCCGGTCGGCCGGGTCGGGCTCGCGCCGGATGAGACCGCGCTGCTGCAACTCGTCGAGCACGCCGATGATCCGGGTGCGGTCGGCGCCGATCGCGTCGGCGAGTGCGGCCTGGGTCCGGGTCGGCGTGGCGCTCAGGTGACTGAGCACCACGTAGGCCCACATCGTGAGCCCGTGCGCGGCGAGGATCGGCTGTTCGGCCGCCATCAGGGATCTGCCGAGCGGCACGATCATCGCGGCCAGGTCGGGTCGGTTCGCGGGCTCGGCCATACCGGGAATCTACGCCTTGACAAATCATATGCACTCGCAGATCATAGGCACATGCATATCGATTTGCTCGTGGAGCTGGACAGCCGCGCGG from the Actinocatenispora thailandica genome contains:
- a CDS encoding MarR family winged helix-turn-helix transcriptional regulator, with the translated sequence MAEPANRPDLAAMIVPLGRSLMAAEQPILAAHGLTMWAYVVLSHLSATPTRTQAALADAIGADRTRIIGVLDELQQRGLIRREPDPADRRVRLLSLTAAGRHLRETVSAAIQANEERLLAALAPADRRALLRSLRTLADLPRERLAGTD